One stretch of Clostridia bacterium DNA includes these proteins:
- a CDS encoding zf-HC2 domain-containing protein: MTCELDRSQLSAYVDQELSADQRAAVEAHLATCSECCAEFASLGWLVQKLRALPEVEPPDGFREALRRRLLAEADAAGSDGPGGAPGPVAVRAATLAAPVAWWRRTAPVAAAAVVALAVGFGSGWALWG; encoded by the coding sequence ATGACGTGCGAGCTCGATCGCAGCCAACTTTCGGCGTACGTCGACCAGGAACTCTCCGCGGACCAGCGGGCGGCCGTCGAGGCGCACCTCGCCACATGTTCGGAATGTTGCGCCGAGTTCGCAAGCCTGGGCTGGCTGGTGCAGAAGCTGCGCGCGCTGCCGGAAGTCGAACCCCCGGACGGCTTTCGTGAGGCGCTGCGCCGCCGGCTGCTGGCGGAAGCCGACGCCGCGGGATCGGATGGGCCTGGCGGCGCACCGGGCCCTGTCGCGGTGCGGGCGGCCACGCTGGCCGCGCCCGTCGCGTGGTGGAGGCGGACCGCACCCGTGGCCGCCGCGGCGGTCGTCGCCCTGGCCGTCGGCTTCGGCTCGGGGTGGGCCCTCTGGGGGC